From a single Solanum dulcamara chromosome 4, daSolDulc1.2, whole genome shotgun sequence genomic region:
- the LOC129887528 gene encoding eukaryotic translation initiation factor 5A-4, translated as MSDEEHQFESKADAGASKTYPQQAGTIRKNGYIVIKGRPCKVVEVSTSKTGKHGHAKCHFVAIDIFTGKKLEDIVPSSHNCDVPHVNRTDYQLIDISEDGFVSLLTDSGNTKDDLRLPTDDNLLTQIKDGFAEGKDLVVSVMSAMGEEQINALKDIGPK; from the exons ATGTCTGACGAGGAGCATCAATTTGAGTCTAAGGCTGATGCTGGAGCATCAAAAACTTACCCTCAACAAGCTGGTACCATTCGTAAGAACGGTTACATCGTCATCAAAGGCCGTCCCTGCAAg GTTGTGGAAGTCTCAACATCCAAAACTGGCAAGCATGGTCACGCCAAGTGTCATTTTGTTGCTATTGACATCTTCACTGGAAAGAAGCTTGAGGATATTGTTCCCTCTTCACACAATTGTGAT GTGCCCCATGTTAATCGCACAGATTATCAGCTTATTGACATTTCTGAAGATGGATTT GTGAGTCTGCTCACTGACAGTGGTAACACCAAGGATGACCTTAGGCTTCCTACTGATGATAACCTCCTTACACAG ATCAAGGATGGGTTTGCTGAGGGTAAAGATCTCGTCGTGTCTGTTATGTCAGCCATGGGTGAGGAACAGATCAATGCCCTGAAGGATATTGGTCCCAAGTAA
- the LOC129884349 gene encoding uncharacterized mitochondrial protein AtMg00810-like has protein sequence MKDLGELKFFLGIEVDRSKKGIVMSQRKYSLELIEESGVSGSKPAGTLLELNQKLTSEEYDKCIKGEATDSLLKDPGPYQRLIGSLLYLTMTRPDLAFTVQVLSQFMHSPKVSHIEAALRVVKYVKGSPGLGLFMPAKSTNTLTSYCDSD, from the coding sequence atgaaagatcttggtgagCTGAAGTTCTTCCTAGGCATAGAAGTTGACAGGTCAAAGAAAGGAATTGTAATGTCTCAAAGAAAGTATTCCTTGGAGCTCATTGAAGAATCAGGAGTGAGTGGATCCAAACCTGCGGGCACACTTTTAGAACTAAATCAAAAACTCACATCAGAGGAATACGACAAGTGCATCAAGGGAGAGGCAACAGACTCACTTCTCAAAGACCCTGGTCCATACCAAAGGTTAATAGGGAGCCTGTTATACCTGACTATGACCAGACCAGACTTAGCATTCACAGTACAAGTGTTGAGTCAGTTCATGCATAGTCCAAAAGTCTCACACATTGAGGCAGCCTTAAGAGTTGTGAAATATGTCAAAGGATCACCTGGACTTGGACTTTTTATGCCTGCAAAATCTACAAATACTCTAACTTCCTATTGTGACTCAGACTAG